The following proteins are co-located in the [Pasteurella] mairii genome:
- the feoB gene encoding Ferrous iron transport protein B, protein MAFHIALLGAPNCGKTALFNRLTGANAKVANYAGVTVDKLEGTFVDDANIRIIDLPGTYSLRTTSLDEAVARDMVLGKLGRQPDALVAVADATNLRMTLRMVLEIKQLGLPIVVAMNLSDIARARGLQIDVAKLSQLLEVPVFETVAIKKEGTKALRDAIKSLPQQTATPLDRAKAEQILDKLDSQLLYQEVEHILAQSIKQDLQLPDWHQKLDTIVLHPITGIGLLLIILLLVFQAVYSWAEPIMNLIENGFGMLSEWVASHMSEGLLNDLLVNGVIPGVGGVLVFLPQITILFLFILLLEDSGYLPRAAFLLDSMLAKSGLSGRAFIPLLSSFACAVPAIMSARTIQDPRERLVTIAIAPMLTCSARLPVYALIIGAIIPNQTVWGIFNLQGLVLFALYLIGIISAGFVAYITKRLALRKGNIQQFPLLMELPTYRLPNFKHICLSLWERVSAFLKRASTVIFALTVILWFLVTFPSAPDNATAPAIDYSFAGMLGHLIEPIFAPLGFTWQMCIAMIPGIAAREVVVAALGTVYAIGGSEEQIIEALTPVVTNGWGLPTALAFITWYIYAPMCIATLTVIKKETKSTKQTALITAYLFALAYFFAYAVYHITLRIAL, encoded by the coding sequence ATGGCATTTCATATTGCGCTACTCGGCGCACCTAACTGTGGCAAAACCGCCCTTTTCAATCGTCTTACTGGCGCCAATGCCAAAGTCGCCAATTACGCCGGCGTAACCGTTGATAAATTAGAAGGTACCTTTGTTGATGATGCCAATATTCGCATTATCGATTTGCCCGGTACCTACAGTTTACGTACCACCAGCCTAGACGAGGCAGTGGCGCGCGATATGGTATTGGGCAAACTCGGACGCCAACCGGATGCGTTGGTCGCTGTGGCTGATGCAACAAATTTGCGCATGACTTTGCGTATGGTGTTAGAAATCAAGCAATTAGGTTTGCCGATTGTCGTCGCAATGAATTTAAGCGATATTGCTCGGGCGCGCGGTTTGCAAATTGATGTGGCTAAATTAAGTCAATTATTGGAGGTACCTGTTTTTGAGACGGTCGCCATCAAAAAAGAAGGAACCAAAGCCTTACGCGACGCGATTAAATCCCTGCCACAGCAAACTGCTACTCCTCTTGACCGCGCTAAAGCGGAACAAATATTAGATAAATTAGACAGTCAATTGCTCTATCAAGAAGTAGAACACATTTTAGCACAATCAATTAAGCAAGATTTACAACTCCCCGATTGGCACCAAAAATTAGATACCATTGTACTACACCCTATTACAGGTATTGGATTGCTATTAATCATCTTATTACTCGTATTCCAAGCAGTTTATTCTTGGGCTGAACCAATAATGAATTTAATTGAAAACGGTTTTGGCATGTTAAGTGAATGGGTTGCCAGTCATATGTCGGAGGGATTATTAAACGATTTACTCGTCAATGGCGTTATTCCCGGTGTTGGAGGTGTGTTAGTCTTCCTACCACAAATTACAATCCTATTCCTGTTTATTTTACTGCTTGAAGACTCAGGGTATTTACCGCGTGCCGCCTTTTTATTGGACAGCATGCTCGCCAAAAGCGGTTTATCCGGACGGGCGTTTATTCCCCTGCTCTCCAGTTTTGCTTGCGCGGTTCCCGCCATTATGTCAGCAAGAACCATCCAGGATCCGAGAGAACGCTTAGTGACGATTGCGATTGCACCAATGCTCACTTGTTCCGCTCGTCTTCCGGTATATGCTTTAATCATTGGCGCTATTATTCCAAATCAAACCGTTTGGGGAATTTTTAATTTACAAGGTTTAGTGCTATTTGCGTTGTATTTGATCGGTATTATTTCCGCTGGTTTTGTCGCTTATATCACCAAGCGTCTCGCCTTGCGCAAAGGAAATATTCAACAATTTCCGTTACTAATGGAACTCCCAACTTACCGTTTGCCGAATTTTAAACATATTTGTTTAAGTCTTTGGGAACGCGTCAGCGCCTTTTTAAAACGCGCAAGTACGGTAATTTTTGCGTTGACTGTGATCTTATGGTTCCTTGTTACTTTCCCATCCGCGCCGGATAATGCGACCGCTCCTGCGATAGATTATTCCTTTGCCGGAATGTTAGGACATCTTATTGAGCCGATTTTTGCGCCTTTAGGATTTACTTGGCAAATGTGTATCGCCATGATCCCGGGAATTGCCGCGCGAGAAGTGGTGGTTGCCGCCTTGGGAACCGTATACGCTATTGGCGGTTCGGAAGAACAAATTATTGAGGCATTAACGCCAGTTGTCACCAATGGCTGGGGATTGCCGACTGCGCTGGCATTTATCACTTGGTATATTTACGCACCAATGTGTATCGCGACCCTCACCGTAATCAAAAAAGAAACAAAATCAACCAAACAAACTGCGCTAATTACTGCCTATTTGTTTGCATTAGCTTATTTCTTCGCCTACGCGGTTTACCATATTACACTAAGGATAGCGCTATGA
- the hypF gene encoding Carbamoyltransferase hypF has product MQGIELRIKGKVQGVGFRPFIWLLANKYQLKGDVNNDGQGVLVRLIAPEPSTLSAFLQELTTQLPPLAAITAIQQSEKQWQDIDPQSFIIRESENNGMDTQIIPDAATCPHCLADLFDPQNRRFHYPFTNCTHCGPRFTIIKAIPYDRKNTSMANFPLCPQCDKEYRDPADRRFHAQPNACPDCGPQIWLTDDHNTLAQNETALKQTALLLKQGNIVAIKGIGGFHLACDATNPQAVVRLRQRKHRPTKPFAIMVPDIDFLSDLNDDERKQLTSSAAPILLLAKHKVPQVTEFIAPHLAEIGVMLPSNPLQHLLLRDIQLPLVMTSANPSGQPPVLINEEATQKLAGLADFYLLHNRDILQRADDSLVRVAFDGLETLRRARGYVPNETEIKHHSAQQILALGSDLKNTFCLLRDNNAVVSQHIGDTSNEFVQQQLCDNLALFQQIYQFKPELIVVDAHQGYFSSKTGITLAQQNHIPYQEVLHHHAHIVSVMAEEGCEETVIGLALDGIGMGENQQLWGGECLLVTTQQCQHLGGLPAVALPGGDLAAKQPWRNWLAHLHQFVPEWKNIMAQTCTDQDWQRLSKAIERGINSPSISSAGRLFDAVAYGLGIAPPQLTWEGEAACHLEVLACQSPLMKNLLQTPQSAVDFSVKMPLKDGLLDLGTFWQTWLAYAGSVADKAFLFHYALSAGFAELARRQAQQHHCQTIVLSGGVMHNQLLRRLLKLQLAEFNILSAHQFPMGDGGLSLGQAIIAADRLKNG; this is encoded by the coding sequence ATGCAAGGGATTGAATTGCGGATTAAAGGCAAAGTGCAAGGTGTGGGGTTTCGCCCTTTCATTTGGTTATTAGCCAATAAATATCAGCTAAAAGGTGATGTCAATAACGATGGACAAGGCGTTTTAGTTCGGCTAATCGCCCCCGAACCAAGTACGCTTTCCGCTTTTTTGCAGGAGTTAACCACGCAATTACCACCCCTCGCCGCCATCACCGCCATTCAACAAAGCGAGAAACAATGGCAAGATATTGATCCGCAATCCTTTATTATTCGCGAAAGTGAAAATAACGGAATGGATACGCAAATCATTCCAGATGCGGCAACTTGTCCGCATTGCTTAGCGGATTTATTTGATCCGCAAAATCGCCGCTTTCATTACCCTTTTACCAATTGCACCCATTGTGGTCCGCGTTTTACCATTATCAAAGCCATTCCCTACGATCGTAAAAATACCTCAATGGCAAATTTTCCGCTTTGCCCACAATGTGACAAAGAATATCGCGATCCGGCCGATCGGCGTTTCCATGCTCAGCCTAATGCCTGTCCGGATTGTGGTCCGCAAATTTGGCTAACAGACGATCATAACACATTAGCGCAAAACGAAACTGCGCTAAAACAGACCGCACTTTTGCTCAAACAAGGTAACATTGTCGCGATTAAAGGTATTGGCGGTTTTCATCTCGCCTGCGATGCCACCAATCCGCAAGCGGTCGTCCGTTTACGTCAACGCAAACACCGCCCAACAAAGCCTTTTGCAATTATGGTACCGGATATTGATTTTTTATCCGATCTTAATGACGACGAACGTAAGCAACTCACCAGCAGCGCTGCGCCGATTCTATTATTGGCAAAACATAAAGTACCGCAGGTAACCGAATTCATCGCACCGCATTTAGCAGAAATCGGCGTCATGCTGCCGAGCAATCCGCTGCAACATCTGCTATTGCGTGATATTCAATTACCCTTGGTGATGACCTCTGCTAATCCGAGTGGACAACCGCCCGTTTTAATTAATGAAGAAGCCACGCAAAAACTGGCAGGGCTTGCCGATTTTTATTTGCTGCATAATCGTGATATTTTGCAGCGTGCTGATGACAGTTTGGTGCGCGTGGCATTTGATGGACTGGAAACCTTACGCCGCGCGCGTGGCTATGTGCCAAATGAAACGGAAATAAAACATCATTCAGCGCAACAAATTCTCGCTCTGGGTTCCGATCTGAAAAACACGTTCTGTCTATTGCGTGATAATAATGCAGTGGTCAGCCAGCATATCGGCGATACATCAAATGAATTTGTGCAACAACAATTGTGCGACAACCTTGCGCTTTTCCAGCAAATTTATCAATTCAAGCCGGAATTGATCGTCGTGGATGCCCATCAAGGCTATTTTTCTAGCAAAACCGGTATCACCCTTGCGCAACAAAATCACATCCCTTATCAAGAAGTGTTGCATCATCATGCCCATATTGTCAGTGTGATGGCAGAAGAAGGTTGCGAGGAAACCGTAATCGGACTGGCGTTAGACGGTATTGGTATGGGAGAAAATCAACAACTTTGGGGTGGAGAATGCTTGCTGGTGACAACACAACAATGCCAACATTTGGGCGGATTACCGGCAGTGGCTTTGCCCGGCGGTGATTTAGCAGCAAAACAGCCTTGGCGAAACTGGCTGGCACATTTACACCAATTTGTCCCCGAATGGAAAAATATCATGGCACAAACCTGCACCGATCAAGATTGGCAACGCTTAAGCAAAGCCATAGAACGAGGTATTAATTCGCCCTCCATTTCTTCCGCCGGTCGGCTGTTTGACGCAGTCGCTTACGGTTTAGGCATTGCACCACCACAGCTCACATGGGAAGGCGAAGCTGCTTGTCATTTGGAAGTTCTCGCTTGCCAATCGCCGCTGATGAAAAACCTCTTGCAAACGCCGCAAAGTGCGGTCGATTTTTCCGTTAAAATGCCGCTAAAAGATGGATTGTTGGATTTAGGGACTTTTTGGCAAACGTGGTTGGCTTACGCTGGATCTGTCGCCGATAAAGCCTTTTTATTTCATTATGCCTTAAGTGCCGGATTTGCTGAATTGGCACGCCGACAAGCTCAACAACATCATTGTCAAACTATCGTGCTTTCTGGTGGCGTAATGCATAATCAATTATTACGTCGCTTACTCAAACTACAACTCGCTGAATTTAATATCTTAAGTGCCCATCAATTTCCAATGGGCGACGGTGGTTTAAGTTTAGGGCAAGCCATTATTGCTGCCGATCGCTTAAAAAATGGCTAA
- a CDS encoding Virus attachment protein p12 family, whose product MIQTILVGIIVIACVAYILWKYVLNPKRSMCDGCNKCSGKNPSCH is encoded by the coding sequence ATGATTCAAACTATTTTAGTTGGCATTATTGTTATCGCCTGTGTTGCTTACATCCTATGGAAATATGTACTAAACCCAAAACGCAGTATGTGTGACGGTTGCAATAAGTGCAGCGGTAAAAATCCAAGTTGTCATTAA
- the hypC gene encoding Hydrogenase isoenzymes formation protein hypC codes for MCLGIPGKIVQVADSALQLATADVCGVKREINISLICDDDPQQLIDKWVLIHVGFAMSIIDEEEAKQTQEALIAMSQLEHEVGDFLGLNQK; via the coding sequence ATGTGTTTAGGAATTCCAGGGAAAATTGTACAGGTAGCTGATTCTGCTCTCCAACTTGCCACTGCTGATGTCTGTGGCGTAAAACGAGAAATTAATATTTCTCTGATTTGCGACGATGACCCACAACAACTTATCGATAAATGGGTACTCATCCACGTCGGCTTTGCCATGAGTATTATCGACGAAGAAGAAGCCAAACAAACGCAAGAAGCGCTAATCGCTATGAGCCAATTGGAACATGAAGTTGGCGATTTCTTAGGCTTAAACCAAAAATAG
- the uraA_1 gene encoding uracil permease, whose protein sequence is MNTNLFYSVEDKPPFMLSLLLAAQHLLAALGGIIAVPLVIGNVLKLSTEETITLVNAALLISGVVTIIQCRGLGPIGIRLPSVMGTSFTFVAAALAIGFSESGVAGILGASLVGSLVMIIGSFFMPYIRKLFPPVVTGAVVMMIGLSLIPVAVDWFAGGQRGDANYASPENLMMASFVLVIVVALVQWGKGIFSAAAIVIGMMTGYVVALALGWVSFEGVKNAQVFAVPQPLHFGLAFPISGIIGMSIAYLVTIVESSGNFLALGNATKTEITGKHLRGGVLCDGLGSALAAIMSTTPFSSFSQNIGVISLTGVASRYVVAITGALLALAGLFPVFGALIVSIPLPVLGGAGLMMFAMIIAAGIQMLDSIERSKRNGLIIAISIGCGLAVTTRPELLDKLPHFFKEVLGSGITVGSLLALILNLILPQDKDLQEDQ, encoded by the coding sequence ATGAATACAAATTTATTTTATTCCGTCGAAGATAAACCGCCATTTATGCTAAGTTTATTGTTGGCAGCGCAACATTTGCTCGCCGCGCTTGGCGGCATTATTGCGGTTCCATTGGTTATCGGTAATGTACTAAAATTGTCGACAGAAGAGACCATCACATTGGTTAATGCCGCGTTGTTAATTTCCGGCGTTGTGACCATTATCCAATGTCGCGGGCTGGGACCTATCGGTATCCGTTTGCCTAGCGTTATGGGAACTAGCTTTACCTTTGTGGCGGCGGCACTGGCTATCGGCTTTAGCGAATCCGGTGTTGCCGGCATTTTGGGCGCGTCCTTAGTCGGTTCGTTAGTGATGATCATCGGTAGCTTTTTTATGCCTTATATTCGTAAACTTTTCCCACCAGTAGTTACCGGCGCCGTGGTGATGATGATTGGGTTAAGTCTTATCCCAGTTGCAGTGGATTGGTTTGCCGGTGGTCAACGTGGTGATGCCAATTATGCCAGCCCAGAAAATCTCATGATGGCAAGTTTTGTGCTAGTGATTGTGGTGGCATTGGTGCAATGGGGCAAAGGTATTTTTTCCGCGGCGGCTATCGTGATTGGCATGATGACGGGGTATGTCGTCGCGCTCGCATTGGGTTGGGTCAGCTTTGAAGGGGTCAAAAATGCACAAGTTTTTGCTGTCCCGCAACCGTTACACTTCGGCTTGGCATTCCCAATTTCCGGTATTATCGGAATGTCCATTGCCTATTTAGTGACTATCGTTGAATCCAGTGGTAACTTTTTAGCCTTAGGCAATGCCACCAAAACAGAAATTACCGGCAAACATTTACGCGGCGGCGTACTTTGCGACGGTTTAGGTTCCGCTTTGGCAGCCATTATGTCCACAACGCCATTTTCGTCGTTCTCACAAAATATCGGCGTGATTTCGCTAACCGGCGTTGCCAGCCGCTACGTGGTAGCGATTACCGGTGCCTTATTGGCGCTTGCCGGCTTATTCCCCGTCTTCGGCGCACTGATCGTCTCCATTCCGTTACCCGTATTGGGCGGTGCCGGATTAATGATGTTCGCGATGATTATCGCTGCCGGCATTCAAATGCTCGACAGCATTGAACGCAGCAAACGCAACGGTTTGATTATTGCAATTTCCATCGGTTGTGGCTTAGCGGTCACCACCCGTCCAGAATTGCTGGATAAATTACCGCACTTTTTCAAAGAAGTCTTAGGTTCCGGCATTACCGTCGGCTCCTTGTTGGCGTTAATTCTTAACTTAATTTTGCCACAAGATAAAGACCTACAAGAAGACCAATAA
- a CDS encoding FeoA domain, translated as MSVISLASLEKNVSAYIQEIVSSDVFGEVDTIVSRRLADLGFSQGMSLTVIAKGPFGKGPFAVRLGNKSQFALREHEAQKILCQIVE; from the coding sequence ATGTCTGTTATTTCCCTCGCTTCACTGGAGAAAAATGTCTCAGCGTATATTCAAGAGATTGTGAGTAGTGATGTCTTCGGCGAAGTCGATACGATCGTAAGTCGTCGTTTAGCGGATCTTGGCTTTTCGCAAGGCATGTCGCTCACTGTTATCGCAAAAGGTCCCTTTGGTAAAGGACCTTTCGCGGTGCGGTTGGGCAATAAATCGCAATTTGCATTACGTGAACACGAAGCGCAAAAAATTTTGTGTCAAATCGTGGAGTAA
- the pntB gene encoding NAD(P) transhydrogenase subunit beta yields the protein MSEGLVQAAYIVAALLFIMSLAGLSKHETAKAGCWYGIVGMTIALIATIFGPHSQGTLWIIIAMVIGAAIGIHRALKVEMTEMPELVAILHSFVGLAAVLVGFNSFGLHVTPEFVIPEGVLYTTEAAQKALESQQLAFAEEQAVLANIHNVEVFLGIFIGAVTFTGSVVAFGKLRGIINSKALMLPHRHKLNLAALVVSALLMVAFLRSPENIFPVLLMTIIALAFGWHLVASIGGADMPVVVSMLNSYSGWAAAAAGFMLNNDLLIVTGALVGSSGAILSYIMCKAMNRSFISVIAGGFGNDVQVSSDEEQGEHRETSAEEVAEMLKNASSVIITPGYGMAVAQAQYPVAEITQKLRDRGVNVRFGIHPVAGRLPGHMNVLLAEAKVPYDVVLEMDEINDDFPDTDVVLVIGANDTVNPAAMDDPNSPIAGMPVLEVWKAANVVVFKRSMAVGYAGVQNPLFFKENTQMLFGDAKERVDDILKAL from the coding sequence ATGTCTGAAGGTTTAGTACAAGCTGCCTATATAGTTGCGGCGTTACTTTTCATTATGAGCTTAGCCGGTCTTTCTAAACATGAGACTGCAAAAGCAGGATGCTGGTACGGTATTGTAGGGATGACCATTGCGTTAATTGCCACCATTTTCGGACCTCATTCACAGGGTACATTATGGATCATCATTGCGATGGTCATTGGTGCGGCGATCGGTATTCATCGCGCATTAAAAGTTGAAATGACCGAAATGCCGGAATTAGTGGCGATTTTACATAGCTTCGTTGGTTTAGCGGCAGTATTGGTTGGTTTTAACAGCTTCGGTTTACACGTTACTCCGGAATTTGTGATTCCAGAAGGCGTGTTATACACCACTGAAGCTGCGCAAAAAGCGTTAGAATCGCAACAACTTGCCTTTGCTGAAGAACAAGCGGTATTAGCCAATATCCACAATGTTGAAGTGTTCTTAGGGATCTTCATCGGAGCGGTAACCTTTACCGGTTCTGTGGTAGCATTTGGTAAATTACGTGGCATCATCAATTCGAAAGCCTTAATGTTACCGCATCGCCACAAATTAAACTTGGCGGCGTTAGTGGTTTCTGCCTTATTGATGGTGGCATTCTTAAGATCACCGGAAAATATTTTCCCAGTATTATTAATGACCATTATTGCATTGGCGTTCGGATGGCACTTGGTAGCATCAATCGGTGGTGCTGATATGCCGGTTGTGGTGTCAATGTTGAACTCCTATTCAGGTTGGGCAGCCGCAGCGGCAGGCTTTATGTTGAATAACGACTTGTTAATTGTTACCGGCGCCTTAGTTGGTTCATCTGGTGCAATCTTGTCTTATATCATGTGTAAAGCAATGAACCGTTCATTTATCAGTGTTATTGCCGGCGGTTTTGGTAATGACGTGCAAGTAAGTTCTGACGAAGAACAAGGTGAACATCGCGAAACCAGCGCAGAAGAAGTGGCAGAAATGTTGAAAAATGCAAGCTCTGTCATCATCACTCCGGGATACGGTATGGCGGTTGCGCAAGCGCAATATCCAGTGGCAGAAATTACACAAAAATTACGCGATCGCGGCGTGAATGTGCGTTTCGGTATTCACCCCGTTGCTGGACGTTTACCGGGACACATGAACGTCTTGTTGGCGGAAGCGAAAGTGCCTTATGATGTGGTATTGGAAATGGATGAAATCAATGATGATTTCCCAGATACTGATGTGGTCTTGGTTATTGGCGCGAACGATACGGTTAACCCAGCGGCAATGGACGATCCGAACAGCCCAATTGCCGGAATGCCAGTGCTTGAAGTTTGGAAAGCTGCGAACGTGGTGGTATTCAAACGCTCTATGGCAGTAGGTTACGCCGGTGTACAAAATCCATTGTTCTTTAAAGAAAATACCCAAATGTTGTTTGGTGATGCGAAAGAACGTGTGGATGACATTTTAAAAGCCCTATAA
- the intA_4 gene encoding phage integrase family site-specific recombinase produces the protein MARITKPLTNTEIDRAKPKEKDYTLSDGQGLYLLIKTNASKLWRFNYYQPFTKKRILLGLGKYPEISLAQARKQRDEFLALLAQNVDPQLHRKQIELEEQMKFRTKSEAQAWANKLVRSFFYPSSSIVLPTREAVFRS, from the coding sequence ATGGCACGTATAACTAAACCGCTCACTAATACCGAGATAGACAGAGCTAAACCCAAAGAAAAGGACTACACGCTATCAGACGGGCAAGGGCTTTATTTATTAATAAAAACTAATGCAAGTAAGTTGTGGCGGTTTAATTACTATCAGCCTTTCACCAAAAAGCGCATTTTACTGGGCTTAGGCAAATACCCTGAAATTTCTCTAGCCCAAGCAAGAAAGCAGAGAGATGAATTTTTAGCGCTACTGGCTCAAAATGTCGATCCTCAATTACACCGCAAACAGATTGAATTAGAAGAGCAAATGAAATTCCGCACCAAATCCGAAGCGCAAGCCTGGGCGAATAAGCTTGTTCGTTCATTTTTCTATCCCTCATCTTCCATAGTATTGCCAACGCGTGAAGCTGTTTTTCGTTCATAA
- the pntA gene encoding NAD(P) transhydrogenase subunit alpha, with amino-acid sequence MLIGVPRELLDNESRVAATPKTIQQILKLGFEVIVEKGAGFKASFEDHAFEQAGAKIGSAKEVWQADIIFKVNAPEEAEIPLIKEGATLVSFIWPAQNPDLMAKLSAKKINVLAMDAVPRISRAQSLDALSSMANIAGYRAVVEAAHEFGSFFTGQITAAGKVPPAKVLVIGAGVAGLAAIGAANSLGAIVRAFDSRPEVKEQVESMGASFLEIDFKEEGGSGDGYAKVMSEEFNRRALALYAEQAKEVDIIITTALIPGKPAPRLITKEMVESMKPGSVIVDLAAATGGNCELSKAGEVVVTDNQVKIIGYTDLPSRLPTQSSQLYGTNLVNLLKLLCKEKDGNINIDFEDVVLRGVTVIRDGEVTWPAPPIQVSAQPQQKAAAVQAEKKEEKPLDPKVKYGVMAAVGALFLWLGSIMPSAFLSHFTVFVLACVVGYYVVWNVSHALHTPLMAVTNAISGIIIVGALLQIAQGSFFVSILAFIAILVASINIFGGFKVTQRMLAMFRKG; translated from the coding sequence ATGTTAATTGGTGTACCTAGAGAACTGCTTGATAACGAAAGTCGCGTAGCAGCCACACCGAAAACCATCCAACAAATTTTGAAACTCGGTTTTGAAGTTATTGTGGAAAAAGGTGCTGGCTTTAAGGCGAGTTTTGAAGATCATGCGTTTGAACAAGCCGGCGCCAAAATTGGCTCGGCAAAAGAGGTTTGGCAAGCAGACATTATCTTTAAAGTTAATGCGCCTGAAGAAGCGGAAATTCCGTTGATTAAAGAAGGAGCGACGTTAGTTAGCTTTATTTGGCCGGCACAAAATCCGGATTTAATGGCGAAATTGTCAGCTAAGAAAATTAATGTGTTGGCAATGGACGCTGTACCGCGTATTTCTCGTGCGCAGTCATTAGATGCACTAAGTTCAATGGCAAATATTGCTGGTTATCGTGCGGTGGTAGAAGCGGCGCATGAATTCGGCAGTTTCTTTACGGGACAAATTACCGCTGCTGGTAAAGTTCCGCCGGCGAAAGTATTGGTGATCGGTGCCGGTGTGGCTGGATTAGCAGCCATCGGTGCGGCAAATAGTTTAGGGGCGATTGTTCGCGCTTTTGACTCTCGTCCGGAAGTAAAAGAACAAGTAGAATCCATGGGCGCAAGCTTCTTAGAGATTGATTTTAAAGAAGAAGGCGGCAGTGGCGATGGTTATGCGAAAGTGATGTCGGAAGAGTTTAACCGTCGTGCTTTAGCGCTTTATGCAGAACAAGCAAAAGAAGTGGATATTATTATTACTACCGCTTTAATTCCGGGTAAACCGGCGCCGCGTTTGATTACCAAAGAAATGGTCGAGAGCATGAAACCGGGTTCCGTGATTGTGGACTTGGCGGCTGCTACCGGCGGTAACTGTGAATTAAGTAAAGCGGGTGAAGTGGTTGTAACCGATAATCAAGTGAAAATCATTGGTTATACGGATTTACCAAGTCGTTTGCCGACCCAGTCTTCTCAACTTTATGGTACTAACTTAGTTAATTTACTCAAACTGTTATGTAAAGAAAAAGACGGTAATATCAATATTGATTTTGAAGATGTGGTATTACGCGGTGTTACTGTAATTCGTGATGGTGAAGTGACATGGCCAGCTCCGCCAATTCAAGTTTCTGCACAACCGCAACAAAAAGCGGCAGCGGTGCAAGCGGAGAAAAAAGAAGAAAAACCACTTGATCCAAAAGTGAAATATGGCGTGATGGCGGCAGTCGGTGCGCTTTTCTTATGGTTAGGTTCAATTATGCCTTCCGCTTTCCTTTCTCACTTTACGGTCTTTGTTTTGGCTTGTGTGGTCGGCTATTATGTTGTTTGGAACGTAAGTCATGCGTTACATACGCCGTTAATGGCGGTAACCAATGCGATTTCAGGAATTATCATTGTGGGGGCATTATTGCAAATCGCACAAGGTAGTTTCTTTGTCAGTATCTTGGCATTTATCGCAATTTTAGTGGCAAGTATCAATATCTTCGGTGGTTTCAAAGTCACCCAACGTATGCTTGCAATGTTTAGAAAAGGATAG
- the lptG gene encoding lipopolysaccharide export system permease LptG: protein MNTLDRYIGKSILGAIFATLLMLVGLSAIIKFVEQFRSVGQGTYDVVQAILFTVLTIPKDVETFFPMAALLGALISLGNLASRSELVVMQASGFSRMKIGSAVMKTALPLVFITMIIGEWGIPQTEQFARDMRDKAMYGKNVLSVKNGVWAKDGNEFVYIRRITNDIQLNDIYIYRFGDNRQLLEVSHANKAVYQNNQWQLTQINQSQIGETEIKTTNKLKGVWKTGLTPDKLGIVSMRPTSLSISGLSTYITFLKETGQDPKKFELTYWRKLFQPISVGVMMLLALSFIFGPLRSVTAGARIISGICFGFLFYVINEIFGPLSLVYSIPPFFSALMPSVLFLIITWWLLSRKRS from the coding sequence ATGAACACATTAGATCGTTATATCGGAAAAAGTATCCTCGGCGCCATTTTTGCCACCCTATTAATGTTGGTTGGACTTTCGGCTATCATCAAATTTGTCGAACAATTCCGCAGTGTCGGACAGGGAACTTATGATGTGGTTCAAGCCATTTTGTTCACCGTTTTGACCATTCCGAAAGATGTAGAAACGTTCTTCCCCATGGCAGCATTGTTAGGCGCGTTAATTTCTTTGGGAAATCTAGCCAGCCGAAGTGAATTAGTGGTCATGCAAGCCTCCGGCTTTTCTCGCATGAAAATCGGTTCAGCAGTCATGAAAACCGCGCTACCTTTGGTGTTTATCACCATGATTATCGGCGAATGGGGCATCCCACAAACGGAACAATTCGCGCGTGATATGCGGGATAAAGCTATGTATGGCAAAAATGTGCTTTCGGTGAAAAACGGGGTGTGGGCAAAAGACGGAAACGAGTTCGTGTATATTCGTCGGATCACTAACGATATTCAGCTCAATGATATTTATATTTACCGCTTTGGCGATAATCGCCAGTTGCTTGAAGTCAGCCATGCCAATAAAGCGGTATATCAAAATAACCAGTGGCAATTGACGCAAATTAACCAATCTCAAATTGGCGAAACAGAAATTAAAACCACAAATAAGCTAAAAGGCGTGTGGAAAACCGGATTAACGCCGGACAAACTCGGTATCGTCTCCATGCGCCCAACGTCGTTGTCCATTTCTGGTTTATCGACCTATATCACTTTCCTCAAAGAAACAGGGCAAGATCCGAAGAAATTTGAATTGACCTATTGGCGTAAATTATTTCAACCGATTTCCGTTGGTGTCATGATGCTCTTAGCGCTTTCCTTTATTTTTGGCCCACTGCGCAGCGTCACTGCAGGCGCCCGCATTATTAGCGGGATCTGTTTCGGTTTCTTATTTTACGTCATCAACGAAATCTTCGGACCGCTTAGTTTGGTTTACAGCATTCCGCCATTCTTCAGCGCGTTAATGCCAAGTGTCTTATTTCTTATTATTACATGGTGGTTATTAAGCCGAAAACGCAGTTAA